The Mycolicibacterium hassiacum DSM 44199 genome includes a window with the following:
- the aqpZ gene encoding aquaporin Z, translated as MAPSMFQRLAAELVGTFWLVLGGCGSAVFAATVVKDDHLLGIGFLGVSLAFGLTVLTGVYAFGTVSGGHFNPAVTLGAAIARRVEWAALPLYWIAQVIGGLIAGLVIYIIASGREGFEATGNMAANGYGAHSPNGYSMVAVLITEIVLTAMFLFVILGSTEDRAPKGFAGLSIGLTLTLIHLISIPISNTSVNPARSTGVAFFNGDGAPGQLWLFWVAPLVGAAIAGALYPVLFGTREHLAERPVREDALDQKRS; from the coding sequence ATGGCTCCGTCTATGTTCCAACGACTTGCAGCGGAATTGGTCGGTACCTTCTGGCTGGTCCTGGGAGGCTGCGGCAGCGCGGTGTTTGCTGCCACCGTCGTCAAGGACGACCACCTGTTGGGTATCGGATTCCTCGGTGTGTCGCTGGCCTTCGGCCTGACCGTTCTGACCGGCGTCTACGCGTTCGGCACGGTCTCAGGTGGCCATTTCAACCCGGCGGTCACGCTCGGCGCCGCCATCGCCCGGCGGGTGGAATGGGCAGCCCTGCCGCTGTACTGGATCGCGCAGGTGATCGGCGGTTTGATCGCCGGTCTGGTCATCTACATCATCGCCAGCGGCCGCGAGGGTTTCGAGGCGACCGGGAACATGGCCGCCAACGGCTACGGCGCCCACTCGCCGAACGGGTACTCGATGGTCGCCGTGCTCATCACCGAGATCGTGCTGACCGCGATGTTCCTGTTCGTCATCCTCGGCTCCACCGAGGACCGCGCCCCCAAGGGGTTTGCCGGGTTGTCGATCGGGCTCACGCTCACGCTGATCCACCTGATCTCCATCCCGATCTCCAACACCTCGGTCAACCCGGCGCGCTCGACCGGTGTGGCGTTCTTCAACGGTGACGGTGCGCCCGGCCAGCTGTGGCTGTTCTGGGTGGCGCCGCTGGTCGGCGCGGCGATCGCCGGTGCGCTCTACCCGGTGTTGTTCGGCACCCGCGAGCATCTGGCCGAGCGCCCGGTACGCGAGGACGCGCTCGACCAGAAGCGGAGCTGA
- the meaB gene encoding methylmalonyl Co-A mutase-associated GTPase MeaB yields MTPAKMEELIASARDGSVRSAGRLLSLVESPRRSEVLAALPDVPTPRVVGITGPPGAGKSTTVGALIGAYRERGLRVAVLAVDPSSPYSGGALLGDRIRMAAHINDPDVLIRSLATRGHLGGLAAAVPAAIRLLAALGFDLVVLETVGVGQSEIEIAAVADPTVVVLNPGAGDAVQAAKAGLLEVADIVVVNKADREGADQTMRDLRAETDATILKLVATEGQGLPELVDAIEAHHRADSPERRRARARAQILSLAHTRLRSHPELDRLAQAVAEGRSDPYAAAERLFGVAVETG; encoded by the coding sequence ATGACCCCGGCGAAGATGGAGGAGCTCATCGCATCGGCGCGCGACGGATCGGTGCGGTCGGCCGGCCGGTTGTTGAGCCTGGTGGAGAGCCCGCGCCGCAGCGAGGTGCTCGCCGCGCTGCCCGACGTGCCGACGCCACGGGTCGTCGGGATCACCGGGCCGCCGGGTGCCGGCAAGTCGACCACGGTCGGCGCGCTGATCGGCGCCTATCGGGAACGCGGGCTGCGGGTCGCGGTGCTGGCGGTCGACCCGTCGTCGCCGTACAGCGGGGGCGCGCTGCTCGGGGACCGGATCCGAATGGCCGCCCACATCAACGACCCCGACGTACTCATCCGGTCGCTGGCGACGCGTGGGCACCTCGGAGGCCTGGCGGCCGCGGTGCCGGCGGCGATCCGACTGCTGGCGGCGCTGGGGTTCGATCTGGTGGTGCTCGAAACGGTAGGCGTGGGCCAGTCCGAGATCGAGATCGCCGCGGTGGCCGACCCGACGGTGGTGGTGCTCAACCCCGGTGCGGGAGACGCGGTTCAGGCCGCCAAGGCCGGACTGCTCGAGGTCGCCGACATCGTGGTGGTCAACAAGGCCGACCGTGAGGGCGCCGACCAGACCATGCGCGACCTGCGCGCCGAGACCGATGCGACGATTCTGAAACTCGTTGCGACCGAAGGTCAGGGTCTGCCGGAGCTGGTCGACGCCATCGAGGCCCACCACCGCGCCGACAGCCCCGAGCGTCGCCGGGCGCGAGCGCGCGCACAGATCCTGTCGTTGGCGCACACCCGGCTGCGGAGCCATCCCGAGCTCGACCGGCTGGCCCAGGCGGTCGCCGAAGGGCGGTCCGATCCATATGCGGCTGCCGAGCGGTTGTTCGGCGTCGCCGTGGAGACGGGTTAG